From one Lycium ferocissimum isolate CSIRO_LF1 chromosome 7, AGI_CSIRO_Lferr_CH_V1, whole genome shotgun sequence genomic stretch:
- the LOC132063162 gene encoding MADS-box protein SVP-like isoform X3, with amino-acid sequence MVRQKIQIKKIDNLTARQVTFSKRRRGLFKKAQELSTLCDADIGLIVFSATGKLFEYSSSSMVQLIEKHKMQSERENMDSPDQLQSSNLQCEKKTCAMLSREFVEKNRELRTYYARQLNGEELQGLGLEELMKLEKIVEGGISRVLKIKGDKFMREISSLKKKEAQLQEENSRLKQQSEARVLNEFEGQNATEQGQSADSITNNRSLVNSQQDYNDSDTSLKLGLAFP; translated from the exons ATGGTGAGGCAAAAAATCCAGATCAAGAAGATAGACAACTTGACAGCAAGGCAAGTGACTTTCTCAAAGAGAAGAAGAGGGCTTTTCAAGAAAGCTCAGGAGCTTTCAACTCTTTGTGATGCTGATATTGGACTCATTGTTTTCTCTGCTACTGGGAAACTTTTTGAGTATTCAAGCTCCAG TATGGTGCAACTGATTGAGAAGCACAAGATGCAGTCAGAAAGGGAAAATATGGATAGTCCAGACCAACTCCAATCTTCTAACCTTCAG TGCGAGAAGAAAACCTGTGCAATGCTTAGCAGGGAATTTGTGGAGAAGAATCGGGAGTTGAG GACTTATTATGCTAGGCAACTTAATGGAGAAGAGCTGCAAGGACTTGGCCTGGAGGAACTAATGAAATTGGAGAAGATAGTCGAGGGAGGAATAAGTCGTGTACTGAAGATTAAG GGTGACAAGTTTATGAGAGAGATCAGTTCCCTCAAGAAAAAG GAAGCTCAACTGCAGGAAGAGAATTCACGGTTGAAACAACAATCAGAA GCAAGAGTATTGAAtgaatttgagggccaaaatgCAACTGAGCAAGGACAATCGGCAGATTCCATCACCAATAATCGCAGCTTAGTCAATAGTCAACAGGACTACAATGACTCAGATACTAGCCTCAAGTTAGG CTTGGCTTTTCCTTAA
- the LOC132063162 gene encoding MADS-box protein SVP-like isoform X6, producing MVRQKIQIKKIDNLTARQVTFSKRRRGLFKKAQELSTLCDADIGLIVFSATGKLFEYSSSSMVQLIEKHKMQSERENMDSPDQLQSSNLQCEKKTCAMLSREFVEKNRELRQLNGEELQGLGLEELMKLEKIVEGGISRVLKIKGDKFMREISSLKKKEAQLQEENSRLKQQSEARVLNEFEGQNATEQGQSADSITNNRSLVNSQQDYNDSDTSLKLGLAFP from the exons ATGGTGAGGCAAAAAATCCAGATCAAGAAGATAGACAACTTGACAGCAAGGCAAGTGACTTTCTCAAAGAGAAGAAGAGGGCTTTTCAAGAAAGCTCAGGAGCTTTCAACTCTTTGTGATGCTGATATTGGACTCATTGTTTTCTCTGCTACTGGGAAACTTTTTGAGTATTCAAGCTCCAG TATGGTGCAACTGATTGAGAAGCACAAGATGCAGTCAGAAAGGGAAAATATGGATAGTCCAGACCAACTCCAATCTTCTAACCTTCAG TGCGAGAAGAAAACCTGTGCAATGCTTAGCAGGGAATTTGTGGAGAAGAATCGGGAGTTGAG GCAACTTAATGGAGAAGAGCTGCAAGGACTTGGCCTGGAGGAACTAATGAAATTGGAGAAGATAGTCGAGGGAGGAATAAGTCGTGTACTGAAGATTAAG GGTGACAAGTTTATGAGAGAGATCAGTTCCCTCAAGAAAAAG GAAGCTCAACTGCAGGAAGAGAATTCACGGTTGAAACAACAATCAGAA GCAAGAGTATTGAAtgaatttgagggccaaaatgCAACTGAGCAAGGACAATCGGCAGATTCCATCACCAATAATCGCAGCTTAGTCAATAGTCAACAGGACTACAATGACTCAGATACTAGCCTCAAGTTAGG CTTGGCTTTTCCTTAA
- the LOC132063162 gene encoding MADS-box protein SVP-like isoform X4, producing the protein MVRQKIQIKKIDNLTARQVTFSKRRRGLFKKAQELSTLCDADIGLIVFSATGKLFEYSSSSMVQLIEKHKMQSERENMDSPDQLQSSNLQCEKKTCAMLSREFVEKNRELRTYYARQLNGEELQGLGLEELMKLEKIVEGGISRVLKIKGDKFMREISSLKKKATQLQEENSRLKQQSEARVLNEFEGQNATEQGQSADSITNNRSLVNSQQDYNDSDTSLKLGLAFP; encoded by the exons ATGGTGAGGCAAAAAATCCAGATCAAGAAGATAGACAACTTGACAGCAAGGCAAGTGACTTTCTCAAAGAGAAGAAGAGGGCTTTTCAAGAAAGCTCAGGAGCTTTCAACTCTTTGTGATGCTGATATTGGACTCATTGTTTTCTCTGCTACTGGGAAACTTTTTGAGTATTCAAGCTCCAG TATGGTGCAACTGATTGAGAAGCACAAGATGCAGTCAGAAAGGGAAAATATGGATAGTCCAGACCAACTCCAATCTTCTAACCTTCAG TGCGAGAAGAAAACCTGTGCAATGCTTAGCAGGGAATTTGTGGAGAAGAATCGGGAGTTGAG GACTTATTATGCTAGGCAACTTAATGGAGAAGAGCTGCAAGGACTTGGCCTGGAGGAACTAATGAAATTGGAGAAGATAGTCGAGGGAGGAATAAGTCGTGTACTGAAGATTAAG GGTGACAAGTTTATGAGAGAGATCAGTTCCCTCAAGAAAAAGGCAA CTCAACTGCAGGAAGAGAATTCACGGTTGAAACAACAATCAGAA GCAAGAGTATTGAAtgaatttgagggccaaaatgCAACTGAGCAAGGACAATCGGCAGATTCCATCACCAATAATCGCAGCTTAGTCAATAGTCAACAGGACTACAATGACTCAGATACTAGCCTCAAGTTAGG CTTGGCTTTTCCTTAA
- the LOC132063162 gene encoding MADS-box protein SVP-like isoform X2 gives MVRQKIQIKKIDNLTARQVTFSKRRRGLFKKAQELSTLCDADIGLIVFSATGKLFEYSSSSMVQLIEKHKMQSERENMDSPDQLQSSNLQCEKKTCAMLSREFVEKNRELRTYYARQLNGEELQGLGLEELMKLEKIVEGGISRVLKIKGDKFMREISSLKKKATQLQEENSRLKQQSEQARVLNEFEGQNATEQGQSADSITNNRSLVNSQQDYNDSDTSLKLGLAFP, from the exons ATGGTGAGGCAAAAAATCCAGATCAAGAAGATAGACAACTTGACAGCAAGGCAAGTGACTTTCTCAAAGAGAAGAAGAGGGCTTTTCAAGAAAGCTCAGGAGCTTTCAACTCTTTGTGATGCTGATATTGGACTCATTGTTTTCTCTGCTACTGGGAAACTTTTTGAGTATTCAAGCTCCAG TATGGTGCAACTGATTGAGAAGCACAAGATGCAGTCAGAAAGGGAAAATATGGATAGTCCAGACCAACTCCAATCTTCTAACCTTCAG TGCGAGAAGAAAACCTGTGCAATGCTTAGCAGGGAATTTGTGGAGAAGAATCGGGAGTTGAG GACTTATTATGCTAGGCAACTTAATGGAGAAGAGCTGCAAGGACTTGGCCTGGAGGAACTAATGAAATTGGAGAAGATAGTCGAGGGAGGAATAAGTCGTGTACTGAAGATTAAG GGTGACAAGTTTATGAGAGAGATCAGTTCCCTCAAGAAAAAGGCAA CTCAACTGCAGGAAGAGAATTCACGGTTGAAACAACAATCAGAA CAGGCAAGAGTATTGAAtgaatttgagggccaaaatgCAACTGAGCAAGGACAATCGGCAGATTCCATCACCAATAATCGCAGCTTAGTCAATAGTCAACAGGACTACAATGACTCAGATACTAGCCTCAAGTTAGG CTTGGCTTTTCCTTAA
- the LOC132063165 gene encoding protein PELPK1-like: MPHPNHIKSIHILLQASAIYRKMAKHYHLSSLLLLAFLILFFINGNITGSTARHLLETPLPETPKLELPKVPALPKPEIPTMPKPEIPTILKPEIPAIPKPEIPIIPKPEVPLVPKPELPIVPKPELPNLPKPKMPTMPKPELPVAPKPELPTLPKPELPAMPKPELPAMPKPEFPSLKKPEVPTVSKTEVSPAMKKPDISTMPKPELPTLPKPEIPAMPKPEIPAMPKPEIPAMPKLEFPPLKKPEIPAVPKTEVPPAMKKPELPGVPKPEIPAMPKPEVPAMPKPKVPAMPKPELPAMPKPEIPELPKPKVPELPKPEVPATSKPEIPELPKPKVPELPKIKVPAMPKPEIPELPKPTLPSLSPPYKPATP; encoded by the coding sequence ATGCCACATCCAAATCACATTAAGTCTATACACATTCTTCTTCAAGCTTCTGCGATCTACAGAAAAATGGCTAAGCATTACCACCTATCCTCCCTCTTACTACTtgcatttctcattttattcttCATTAATGGCAACATAACTGGCTCAACCGCACGCCACCTTCTAGAGACACCCCTCCCTGAGACACCTAAACTAGAACTCCCGAAAGTCCCAGCCTTGCCAAAGCCTGAAATCCCAACTATGCCGAAGCCTGAGATTCCAACAATACTAAAGCCTGAGATCCCTGCCATTCCAAAGCCCGAGATTCCTATTATTCCAAAACCTGAAGTACCACTTGTGCCAAAGCCCGAGCTACCAATTGTCCCGAAGCCTGAGTTACCAAATTTGCCAAAGCCTAAGATGCCAACAATGCCAAAGCCTGAGCTACCAGTTGCCCCAAAGCCTGAATTACCGACATTGCCAAAACCCGAGCTTCCTGCTATGCCGAAACCCGAGCTTCCTGCTATGCCAAAACCCGAGTTTCCTTCCTTGAAAAAGCCAGAAGTCCCAACAGTGTCAAAGACTGAGGTTTCTCCAGCTATGAAAAAGCCTGACATCTCAACTATGCCAAAGCCTGAATTACCAACTTTGCCAAAGCCTGAGATCCCAGCTATGCCAAAACCTGAGATTCCTGCTATGCCAAAGCCTGAGATTCCAGCAATGCCAAAACTAGAGTTTCCTCCCTTGAAAAAGCCAGAAATCCCAGCAGTGCCAAAGACAGAGGTTCCTCCCGCTATGAAAAAGCCCGAGCTACCAGGTGTGCCAAAGCCTGAGATCCCTGCTATGCCAAAGCCTGAAGTTCCAGCTATGCCAAAGCCTAAAGTACCAGCTATGCCAAAGCCTGAGCTCCCAGCTATGCCAAAGCCTGAAATCCCAGAACTACCAAAGCCAAAAGTCCCAGAGCTTCCAAAGCCAGAAGTCCCAGCTACGTCAAAGCCTGAAATCCCGGAACTACCAAAGCCAAAAGTCCCAGAGCTTCCAAAGATAAAAGTCCCAGCTATGCCGAAGCCTGAAATTCCAGAACTGCCTAAGCCAACTCTTCCTTCACTCTCTCCACCGTACAAACCTGCTACTCCTTGA
- the LOC132063162 gene encoding MADS-box protein SVP-like isoform X1, with translation MVRQKIQIKKIDNLTARQVTFSKRRRGLFKKAQELSTLCDADIGLIVFSATGKLFEYSSSSMVQLIEKHKMQSERENMDSPDQLQSSNLQCEKKTCAMLSREFVEKNRELRTYYARQLNGEELQGLGLEELMKLEKIVEGGISRVLKIKGDKFMREISSLKKKEAQLQEENSRLKQQSEQARVLNEFEGQNATEQGQSADSITNNRSLVNSQQDYNDSDTSLKLGLAFP, from the exons ATGGTGAGGCAAAAAATCCAGATCAAGAAGATAGACAACTTGACAGCAAGGCAAGTGACTTTCTCAAAGAGAAGAAGAGGGCTTTTCAAGAAAGCTCAGGAGCTTTCAACTCTTTGTGATGCTGATATTGGACTCATTGTTTTCTCTGCTACTGGGAAACTTTTTGAGTATTCAAGCTCCAG TATGGTGCAACTGATTGAGAAGCACAAGATGCAGTCAGAAAGGGAAAATATGGATAGTCCAGACCAACTCCAATCTTCTAACCTTCAG TGCGAGAAGAAAACCTGTGCAATGCTTAGCAGGGAATTTGTGGAGAAGAATCGGGAGTTGAG GACTTATTATGCTAGGCAACTTAATGGAGAAGAGCTGCAAGGACTTGGCCTGGAGGAACTAATGAAATTGGAGAAGATAGTCGAGGGAGGAATAAGTCGTGTACTGAAGATTAAG GGTGACAAGTTTATGAGAGAGATCAGTTCCCTCAAGAAAAAG GAAGCTCAACTGCAGGAAGAGAATTCACGGTTGAAACAACAATCAGAA CAGGCAAGAGTATTGAAtgaatttgagggccaaaatgCAACTGAGCAAGGACAATCGGCAGATTCCATCACCAATAATCGCAGCTTAGTCAATAGTCAACAGGACTACAATGACTCAGATACTAGCCTCAAGTTAGG CTTGGCTTTTCCTTAA
- the LOC132063162 gene encoding MADS-box protein SVP-like isoform X5: MVRQKIQIKKIDNLTARQVTFSKRRRGLFKKAQELSTLCDADIGLIVFSATGKLFEYSSSSMVQLIEKHKMQSERENMDSPDQLQSSNLQCEKKTCAMLSREFVEKNRELRQLNGEELQGLGLEELMKLEKIVEGGISRVLKIKGDKFMREISSLKKKEAQLQEENSRLKQQSEQARVLNEFEGQNATEQGQSADSITNNRSLVNSQQDYNDSDTSLKLGLAFP, from the exons ATGGTGAGGCAAAAAATCCAGATCAAGAAGATAGACAACTTGACAGCAAGGCAAGTGACTTTCTCAAAGAGAAGAAGAGGGCTTTTCAAGAAAGCTCAGGAGCTTTCAACTCTTTGTGATGCTGATATTGGACTCATTGTTTTCTCTGCTACTGGGAAACTTTTTGAGTATTCAAGCTCCAG TATGGTGCAACTGATTGAGAAGCACAAGATGCAGTCAGAAAGGGAAAATATGGATAGTCCAGACCAACTCCAATCTTCTAACCTTCAG TGCGAGAAGAAAACCTGTGCAATGCTTAGCAGGGAATTTGTGGAGAAGAATCGGGAGTTGAG GCAACTTAATGGAGAAGAGCTGCAAGGACTTGGCCTGGAGGAACTAATGAAATTGGAGAAGATAGTCGAGGGAGGAATAAGTCGTGTACTGAAGATTAAG GGTGACAAGTTTATGAGAGAGATCAGTTCCCTCAAGAAAAAG GAAGCTCAACTGCAGGAAGAGAATTCACGGTTGAAACAACAATCAGAA CAGGCAAGAGTATTGAAtgaatttgagggccaaaatgCAACTGAGCAAGGACAATCGGCAGATTCCATCACCAATAATCGCAGCTTAGTCAATAGTCAACAGGACTACAATGACTCAGATACTAGCCTCAAGTTAGG CTTGGCTTTTCCTTAA